From Selenomonas sp. AB3002, one genomic window encodes:
- a CDS encoding glutamate-5-semialdehyde dehydrogenase, with the protein MLAAGIETVVKNKARMAKQAAAALGVLSSSVKDKALLAMADALLTHSAEILEANAKDMEAAKAKGTKASYLDRLQLTEVRIEQMAEGLRQTAALPDPVGECEYGAQRPNGLEIRRVRVPLGLIGIIYEARPNVTADAAGLCLKSGNAVLLRGGSEAINSNTAISRVLAAAAYEAGIPQGALQFIEDTDREAVTAMTHLNGILDVIIPRGGAGLIRHIVENSSVPVIETGTGVCHTFVDESADLDKAIDIAINAKTSRPSVCNAMETLLVHQAAAGKFLPLLKESMEAKGVELRGCEKTLALLPGLKAATEEDWSTEYGDLILSVKVVDSLDEAIEHINRYNTGHSESIVTENLVSAHRFQQEVDAAAVYVNASTRFTDGFEFGFGAEIGISTQKLHARGPMGLRELTSTKYLIYGEGQVRG; encoded by the coding sequence ATGTTGGCAGCAGGTATTGAGACAGTGGTAAAGAACAAGGCCAGGATGGCCAAGCAGGCAGCGGCAGCTCTGGGAGTGCTTTCCAGCAGCGTGAAGGACAAGGCCCTGCTGGCTATGGCTGATGCTTTGCTCACGCACAGCGCGGAAATTCTGGAGGCTAATGCCAAGGATATGGAGGCAGCTAAAGCCAAGGGGACCAAGGCATCTTATCTCGACAGGCTCCAGCTTACGGAAGTCCGCATTGAGCAGATGGCAGAGGGCCTGCGCCAGACGGCTGCCCTGCCTGACCCGGTGGGTGAGTGCGAGTATGGCGCCCAGCGTCCAAATGGCCTGGAAATCCGCCGGGTGCGGGTGCCTTTGGGCCTTATCGGCATCATCTATGAGGCCCGTCCCAATGTGACGGCAGATGCGGCTGGGCTTTGCCTGAAGTCCGGCAATGCCGTGCTGCTGCGGGGCGGTTCCGAGGCCATCAATTCCAATACTGCCATCAGCAGGGTTCTGGCTGCCGCTGCCTATGAAGCAGGTATTCCCCAGGGGGCTTTGCAGTTCATTGAGGATACTGACCGGGAAGCAGTCACTGCCATGACCCATCTGAACGGCATCCTGGACGTGATCATCCCCCGGGGAGGGGCAGGACTTATCCGCCATATTGTGGAGAACAGCTCCGTGCCTGTGATAGAGACTGGCACCGGAGTCTGCCATACTTTTGTGGACGAGTCTGCGGACCTTGACAAGGCCATAGACATTGCCATCAACGCCAAGACCTCCCGTCCCTCTGTGTGCAATGCCATGGAAACCCTGCTGGTGCATCAGGCAGCAGCAGGGAAGTTCCTGCCCTTGCTGAAAGAGTCCATGGAAGCCAAGGGAGTTGAACTTAGAGGCTGCGAAAAGACTCTGGCTCTGCTGCCGGGGCTCAAGGCTGCCACGGAGGAGGACTGGAGCACGGAGTACGGCGACCTTATTCTCTCCGTCAAGGTGGTTGACAGCCTTGACGAAGCCATAGAGCATATAAACCGCTATAACACAGGCCATTCCGAGAGCATCGTCACGGAAAATCTGGTGAGTGCCCACCGCTTCCAGCAGGAAGTTGATGCGGCGGCGGTGTATGTGAATGCTTCCACCCGCTTTACCGATGGCTTTGAGTTCGGCTTCGGGGCGGAAATCGGCATCAGCACCCAGAAGCTTCATGCCCGTGGCCCCATGGGTCTCAGGGAGCTGACCAGCACGAAATACCTCATCTATGGGGAAGGACAGGTCAGAGGGTGA
- the yqeK gene encoding bis(5'-nucleosyl)-tetraphosphatase (symmetrical) YqeK translates to MNYEEMKAELQKRLKPGRFRHSLGVAETAVELARRFGVDEEKARVAGLLHDCAREFPNDSMIAEAEARGIVVEPLERSMPLLLHAYIGAQRVREIYGIEDEEICQAIYRHTVGGSKMTPLDKIIWYADMIEPSRDYPEVEYLRQLAREANLDEMVLVGLSESIIFVVRKGHLVHPATVQARNEIILARGVKGSQGMG, encoded by the coding sequence ATGAACTACGAAGAGATGAAAGCGGAGCTGCAGAAGCGGCTGAAGCCAGGCCGTTTCCGCCATTCCCTGGGGGTGGCAGAAACCGCCGTGGAACTTGCCCGCCGCTTTGGGGTGGATGAGGAGAAGGCCCGCGTGGCAGGACTCCTGCACGACTGCGCCCGGGAGTTTCCCAATGACTCCATGATAGCAGAGGCAGAGGCCCGGGGCATCGTTGTGGAGCCTTTGGAGCGTTCCATGCCCTTGCTCTTGCACGCCTATATTGGGGCTCAGCGGGTGCGGGAAATCTATGGGATAGAGGACGAAGAAATCTGCCAGGCTATCTACCGCCATACGGTGGGGGGCAGCAAGATGACGCCCTTGGACAAGATTATCTGGTATGCGGATATGATAGAGCCTTCCAGGGACTATCCGGAGGTGGAGTACCTGCGTCAGCTGGCCCGGGAAGCCAACCTTGACGAAATGGTGCTGGTGGGGCTCAGCGAGTCCATCATCTTTGTGGTGCGGAAGGGCCATCTGGTTCACCCTGCCACGGTGCAGGCAAGAAATGAGATTATTTTGGCCCGGGGGGTCAAGGGCAGTCAGGGGATGGGCTGA
- a CDS encoding PTS mannose/fructose/sorbose transporter subunit IIC encodes MEISGIQILLVFIFATIAGMGSCLDEFQTHRPLIACTATGLILGDMTSGIIIGGTLEMMALGWMNIGAAIAPDAALASVISTILVVAGHQDISTGIAIAMPIAAAGQVLAIICKTVSVVFQHWADGYAEKGSTFGIDLCHYLALVFQGLRVGVPAVIVAMTVGTDAVQSMLAALPPVITGGLQVASGFIVVVGYAMVINMMGADYLMPFFFLGFVVAAFTDFNLVALGVIGLVAAIVYIQLNPKYQAVEAAPAAAAAASASDMDDELD; translated from the coding sequence ATGGAAATCAGTGGAATCCAAATTCTTCTAGTTTTCATCTTCGCAACCATTGCCGGTATGGGCAGCTGCTTGGATGAATTCCAGACTCACCGCCCCTTGATTGCCTGCACGGCAACCGGTCTTATCCTTGGTGACATGACTTCAGGTATTATCATCGGTGGTACCCTTGAGATGATGGCTCTGGGCTGGATGAACATCGGCGCAGCTATCGCTCCTGACGCAGCTCTGGCTTCTGTCATTTCTACCATCCTGGTTGTGGCTGGTCATCAGGACATCTCCACCGGTATCGCTATCGCTATGCCTATCGCTGCTGCTGGCCAGGTTCTGGCTATCATTTGTAAGACTGTATCCGTGGTCTTCCAGCACTGGGCTGACGGCTATGCTGAGAAGGGCTCTACCTTCGGCATCGACCTCTGCCATTATCTCGCTCTGGTCTTCCAGGGCCTCCGCGTTGGCGTTCCCGCTGTCATCGTTGCTATGACTGTCGGCACTGATGCTGTCCAGAGCATGCTGGCAGCTCTTCCCCCGGTCATCACCGGCGGTCTGCAGGTTGCTTCCGGCTTCATCGTGGTCGTAGGTTATGCAATGGTCATCAACATGATGGGCGCAGATTACCTCATGCCTTTCTTCTTCCTCGGTTTCGTTGTCGCTGCTTTCACGGATTTCAACCTGGTTGCTCTCGGCGTTATCGGCCTCGTGGCTGCTATCGTCTACATCCAGCTCAATCCTAAGTATCAGGCTGTGGAAGCTGCACCTGCTGCCGCTGCTGCTGCATCTGCCAGCGACATGGACGACGAACTTGATTAA
- a CDS encoding DNA alkylation repair protein, which yields MDIRERLFALQDTGYRDFHSKLVPTVPLERIIGVRTPALRQLAKEIMREGGMEDFLAGLPHAYYDENQLHAFIVSNIKDYGECMARLKEFLPYVDNWATCDQMSPKVFKTHRRELLGEIRNWLVSPETYTVRFAIGMLMQHFLDEDFDEEYLSLAADLRSEEYYINMMTAWYFATALAKQYEAALPFIEEKRLAPWTHNKAIQKAIESRRVSVEHKEYLRGLKIRKG from the coding sequence ATGGATATACGTGAGAGGCTGTTTGCCTTGCAGGATACAGGGTATCGGGATTTTCACAGCAAGCTGGTTCCTACGGTGCCTTTGGAGCGGATCATCGGTGTGAGGACTCCTGCTTTGCGGCAGCTGGCTAAGGAGATCATGAGGGAGGGCGGCATGGAAGATTTTCTTGCCGGACTGCCTCATGCATATTACGATGAGAACCAGCTGCATGCCTTCATTGTTTCCAATATCAAGGACTATGGGGAGTGCATGGCGCGTCTGAAGGAATTCCTGCCCTATGTGGACAACTGGGCTACCTGCGACCAGATGTCTCCCAAGGTTTTCAAGACGCACAGGCGGGAACTCTTAGGGGAGATAAGGAACTGGCTGGTCTCCCCAGAAACATATACCGTCCGCTTTGCCATAGGCATGCTCATGCAGCATTTCCTGGATGAGGATTTTGACGAGGAATATCTTTCCCTGGCAGCAGATTTGCGCTCTGAGGAATATTACATCAACATGATGACAGCCTGGTACTTCGCCACAGCCCTGGCCAAGCAGTACGAAGCGGCCCTGCCTTTCATAGAGGAAAAGCGTCTGGCTCCATGGACGCATAACAAAGCTATCCAGAAAGCCATCGAGAGCAGGCGGGTCAGCGTGGAGCACAAGGAGTATCTGCGGGGATTGAAGATAAGAAAAGGGTGA
- a CDS encoding sigma-54-dependent transcriptional regulator translates to MKRSEKIYEYIREYSLSQKKEELQGAIGLDAQEIADALGILRNNVSKELNELHRLDRIVKFRGRPVKYFDKAALEEILGTELGEGPCQYLDVSECQSPEAAEEEANPFARLIGAERSLSKQVEQAKAAILYPPDGLHTLIVGQTGVGKTLFAHMMFAYGKAMHRFSEEAPFVTFNCADYYNNPQLLISHVFGHQKGAFTGADKDKAGLVEEADGGVLFLDEIHRLPPEGQEMIFYFMDTGTFNRLGETTRSRRAKVLIIGATTEDPDSALTKTFVRRIPNIIKIKPLSERSLSEKIDIIKLLFREEAQRVKKPVRITVESVKALIGSIGSGNVGQLKSNIKLLCAQAFLNGIDNPDFIEVDFKMLPEGVKDGLLTLSSNRQALAELAQYIAEPLVISPAGGKKAAADEEQGPASFNLYQVVEDKVALLRNEGISADLIKQIVATDVNVYVKELYNKKHSVNMTTRERLLKIVDASLVDFAEQIALFVQKRMNRSYRDRFLYAFSLHLSAFLKRIKAKEAIPYTTEIEGAVPQDSLCLQVAMEIGEKIESHYFLKVPRVEIEYIALLLESAEDDDLSDRVSIIVATHGTSTASSMVEVAQKLFSSADTNIIAVDMPLETGPQQILEQMTAMLRAMDCRRGVLILADMGSLCNIGSIISERLKIPVRTLDMVSTPLILEAMRKVDIAGMDLDSIYESLRSFKGYDSVDAGGQRREVDGKPEAIVTICSTGQGAAMKLKALVEDILHHAGRAIEVLPVGLVKLDEHLENLAKEYHIIASVGMKKPVAPIPFIPLEQLIDGSGEKMLTELVLGSEIAMVPEEKSNMVVQKLCEESLQKFLTYLNPAKVMGVLLEFDRQIEADLKLHLSNPLRIRLLVHCGCALERIVTRTPLEYKEDKGKVDTVKLAAVKKAAKVFEDSLKLHFSEDEYYFMANML, encoded by the coding sequence TTGAAACGCAGCGAGAAGATATATGAGTATATACGGGAGTATTCACTGAGCCAGAAGAAGGAGGAGCTGCAGGGGGCTATCGGCCTGGATGCCCAGGAGATAGCTGATGCCCTGGGCATCCTGCGCAATAATGTTTCCAAGGAGCTCAATGAATTGCACCGTCTGGACAGGATTGTAAAGTTCCGGGGGCGGCCGGTGAAGTATTTTGACAAGGCTGCCCTGGAGGAAATCCTGGGGACGGAGCTGGGGGAGGGGCCCTGCCAGTATCTTGATGTGTCCGAATGCCAGAGCCCTGAGGCAGCAGAGGAGGAGGCCAATCCCTTTGCCCGGCTGATTGGGGCGGAGCGCAGCCTCTCCAAGCAGGTGGAGCAGGCCAAGGCGGCTATCCTCTATCCACCTGACGGACTGCACACTTTGATTGTGGGCCAGACCGGCGTGGGCAAGACCCTCTTTGCCCACATGATGTTTGCCTATGGCAAGGCCATGCACCGCTTCTCCGAGGAAGCTCCATTCGTGACCTTCAACTGCGCCGATTACTATAACAATCCCCAGCTGCTCATTTCCCATGTGTTCGGGCACCAGAAAGGGGCTTTCACCGGGGCGGACAAGGACAAGGCTGGACTGGTGGAAGAAGCGGACGGTGGCGTCCTGTTCCTGGACGAGATTCACCGCCTGCCTCCCGAGGGCCAGGAGATGATATTCTACTTCATGGATACGGGCACTTTCAACAGATTGGGCGAAACCACCCGTTCCCGCAGGGCCAAAGTGTTGATTATCGGCGCCACTACTGAGGACCCGGATTCTGCCCTCACCAAGACCTTTGTGCGGCGCATTCCCAACATAATTAAAATAAAGCCCCTGTCTGAGCGCAGCCTGTCGGAGAAAATCGACATCATCAAGCTGCTCTTCCGGGAGGAGGCCCAGCGGGTGAAGAAGCCCGTGCGCATTACCGTGGAGTCGGTGAAGGCCCTGATCGGCAGCATCGGCAGCGGCAACGTGGGACAGCTGAAGTCCAATATCAAGCTGCTCTGCGCCCAGGCCTTCCTAAATGGCATTGATAACCCGGATTTCATCGAGGTGGATTTCAAGATGCTGCCGGAGGGGGTGAAGGACGGTCTTTTGACCCTGTCCTCCAACCGCCAGGCTTTGGCAGAGCTGGCCCAGTATATAGCCGAGCCCCTGGTGATTTCCCCGGCAGGGGGCAAGAAGGCTGCCGCAGACGAGGAGCAGGGGCCGGCCTCCTTCAATCTGTATCAGGTGGTGGAGGACAAGGTGGCCCTGCTGCGGAACGAGGGCATCAGCGCCGACCTTATCAAGCAGATTGTGGCTACGGACGTGAATGTCTATGTGAAGGAACTGTATAATAAGAAGCATTCCGTCAATATGACCACCCGGGAGCGCCTGCTGAAGATTGTGGACGCTTCCCTGGTGGACTTTGCGGAGCAGATTGCCCTCTTCGTGCAGAAGCGCATGAATCGCAGCTACCGTGACCGCTTCCTCTACGCCTTCAGCCTGCATCTTTCGGCCTTCCTCAAGCGCATCAAGGCCAAGGAGGCTATTCCCTATACCACGGAAATCGAGGGGGCGGTGCCCCAGGATTCCCTGTGCCTGCAGGTGGCTATGGAGATAGGAGAAAAAATCGAGAGCCATTATTTCCTGAAAGTGCCCCGGGTGGAGATAGAGTATATCGCCCTGCTGCTGGAATCGGCGGAGGATGATGACCTCAGCGACAGGGTTTCCATCATCGTGGCTACCCATGGCACCAGCACCGCCAGCTCCATGGTGGAGGTGGCCCAGAAGCTCTTCAGCTCTGCCGATACTAATATCATTGCGGTGGACATGCCCCTGGAGACGGGCCCCCAGCAGATACTGGAGCAGATGACTGCCATGCTGCGGGCCATGGACTGCCGCCGGGGGGTGCTGATCCTGGCGGATATGGGGTCTCTCTGCAATATCGGCTCCATTATTTCCGAGCGGCTGAAGATTCCCGTGCGCACTCTCGATATGGTATCAACCCCTTTGATACTGGAGGCCATGCGCAAGGTGGATATCGCCGGCATGGATCTTGACAGCATCTATGAGTCTTTGCGCAGTTTCAAGGGATATGACAGCGTGGATGCAGGCGGCCAGCGCCGGGAGGTGGATGGCAAGCCCGAGGCCATTGTCACAATCTGCAGTACGGGGCAGGGGGCGGCCATGAAGCTGAAGGCGCTGGTGGAAGATATCCTGCATCATGCGGGCCGGGCCATCGAAGTCCTGCCTGTGGGACTGGTGAAACTGGATGAACATCTGGAAAATCTGGCCAAAGAGTATCACATCATCGCCTCTGTGGGCATGAAGAAGCCTGTTGCGCCTATCCCCTTCATACCTCTGGAGCAGCTCATAGATGGCAGCGGGGAGAAAATGCTGACGGAACTGGTGCTGGGCTCTGAGATTGCCATGGTGCCCGAGGAAAAGAGCAATATGGTGGTGCAGAAGCTCTGCGAGGAATCCTTGCAGAAGTTCCTTACCTATTTAAATCCTGCCAAGGTCATGGGTGTCCTGCTTGAGTTTGACCGGCAGATAGAAGCGGACCTGAAGCTCCATCTGTCCAATCCCCTGCGTATCCGCCTCCTTGTACACTGTGGCTGTGCCCTGGAGCGTATCGTTACCCGCACGCCTCTTGAGTATAAGGAAGATAAGGGCAAGGTTGATACAGTAAAATTGGCAGCGGTAAAAAAGGCCGCAAAAGTGTTCGAGGACAGCCTGAAACTGCATTTCTCCGAGGATGAGTATTACTTTATGGCCAATATGCTCTAG
- a CDS encoding mannose/fructose/sorbose PTS transporter subunit IIA, with translation MFGIIVGTHGIFAQELVKSCEMICGEQKNVRAVTLIPGEGPDDVVTKYEAAIKELDCDGGVLFLNDLFGGSPYNAACRLVISNENYGIVTGVNLPMLIEMCSAQLMDDGSDIKDLMQKAVDAGKNGTQTFHASSISDDDEEEL, from the coding sequence ATGTTTGGAATCATTGTTGGTACCCACGGCATTTTCGCTCAGGAACTGGTTAAGTCTTGCGAGATGATTTGCGGCGAGCAGAAGAACGTTCGCGCCGTGACCCTTATCCCCGGTGAGGGCCCCGATGATGTGGTGACCAAGTATGAAGCTGCTATCAAGGAGCTTGACTGCGATGGCGGAGTGCTCTTCCTGAACGACCTGTTCGGTGGCAGCCCCTACAATGCAGCTTGCCGTCTGGTAATCAGCAACGAAAACTATGGCATCGTCACTGGCGTGAACCTGCCCATGCTCATCGAGATGTGCAGTGCTCAGCTCATGGATGATGGTTCTGATATCAAGGATCTCATGCAGAAGGCTGTGGATGCCGGCAAGAACGGCACCCAGACTTTCCATGCCAGCTCTATTTCCGATGATGACGAGGAGGAACTTTAA
- a CDS encoding mannose/fructose/sorbose PTS transporter subunit IIB, whose protein sequence is MNIVLARIDDRLIHGQVATVWSKVTGCSRIIVCDDDVAKDTIRATLLKQVAPAGIKSHVVDLEKAVRVYNNPKYENEKCLLLFTNPTSVLYMVEHGVDIKSVNIGGMSFKEGKHQITGAVSVDDKDIEAFKKLNEKGIELEIRKVDTDSKVMLMDVLK, encoded by the coding sequence ATGAATATCGTACTTGCACGCATTGATGACCGTCTTATCCATGGTCAGGTGGCAACTGTCTGGTCCAAGGTTACCGGCTGCAGCCGCATCATCGTCTGCGATGATGACGTTGCCAAGGACACCATCCGCGCAACTCTCCTGAAGCAGGTTGCTCCTGCAGGCATCAAGAGCCACGTGGTTGACCTGGAGAAGGCTGTACGCGTTTACAACAACCCCAAGTATGAGAACGAGAAGTGCCTGCTGCTCTTCACCAACCCCACCAGCGTTCTCTACATGGTTGAGCATGGCGTTGACATCAAGAGCGTCAACATCGGCGGCATGAGCTTCAAGGAAGGCAAGCACCAGATCACTGGCGCTGTCTCCGTGGATGACAAGGACATCGAAGCTTTCAAGAAGCTCAACGAGAAGGGCATCGAGCTTGAGATCCGCAAGGTTGATACGGATTCCAAGGTTATGCTGATGGATGTGCTGAAGTAA
- the nadD gene encoding nicotinate-nucleotide adenylyltransferase, with amino-acid sequence MRKKIGIMGGTFDPIHVGHLLTAEAVREQFGLHRVLFIPAAQPPHKQGRKVAPAYSRLVMTEMAAADNPCFEVSRIELERKGPSYSVDTLQDLQAAHGQEAEFYFITGADAINELSTWHEAQHLLEICHFIAATRQGCALDLPRLRREFGEDLVAKHIHELPTPELEISSTDIRSRVQEGRSIKYLVTAEVEAYIYKEGLYS; translated from the coding sequence ATGAGAAAGAAAATAGGTATTATGGGGGGCACCTTTGACCCCATCCATGTGGGGCACCTGCTGACGGCGGAAGCCGTGCGGGAGCAGTTCGGACTGCACAGGGTGCTCTTCATTCCCGCGGCCCAGCCTCCTCACAAGCAGGGGCGGAAAGTGGCTCCTGCCTACTCCCGTCTGGTGATGACGGAAATGGCAGCGGCTGACAATCCCTGCTTTGAAGTATCGCGGATTGAACTGGAGCGCAAGGGCCCTTCCTATTCTGTGGACACCCTGCAGGATTTGCAGGCGGCCCACGGGCAGGAAGCGGAGTTCTACTTTATCACAGGCGCCGATGCCATCAATGAGCTTTCCACTTGGCATGAGGCACAGCACTTGCTGGAAATATGCCACTTCATCGCCGCCACCCGCCAGGGCTGCGCCCTGGATCTGCCCAGATTGCGGCGGGAGTTCGGCGAGGATCTGGTGGCAAAGCATATCCATGAGCTGCCCACCCCGGAGCTGGAGATTTCCTCCACGGACATCCGCAGCCGGGTGCAGGAGGGGCGTTCCATCAAGTATCTGGTGACGGCAGAAGTGGAAGCATATATCTATAAGGAAGGTCTGTATAGCTGA
- a CDS encoding LCP family protein codes for MNRNDGGDRPRTRVPKKSTTRDNIIKKRKALARRRRKALFRLLLILIILGAVLTGVAFAGLTLVSWGQHIYGEYQKMYAGYTERQEARRGAVDPRFDGYTNVLILGLDDGAGGMEAPLDAEGQPIRIKKADTILVVSMDNGSGRVRFINIPRDTLVTVPVSGVQARLSDVYPAGGAPLMVRQVNSLLGISIHQYVVMDMKAFAHFIDALGGIDVYVETNMDYQDPEANLTIHLEQGYRHLDGAKSLEYLRYRGEELGDVGRVQRQQKFVKAVYSKILQFETLPKLPAIADIFKNEVETSAEVFDSAHLANVLRGISSEQPISVMLPGTTAENDYTIWIPDGAGIQNRMQELFRPSDIEQGESSTDKEEAN; via the coding sequence ATGAACAGAAACGATGGCGGGGACAGGCCAAGGACCAGAGTCCCCAAGAAAAGTACCACTCGTGACAATATCATCAAGAAGCGCAAGGCACTGGCCCGCAGGCGCAGAAAGGCCCTGTTCCGCCTATTGCTGATCTTGATTATCCTGGGGGCGGTGCTGACGGGGGTGGCTTTTGCGGGGCTGACTCTGGTGAGCTGGGGCCAGCACATCTACGGTGAGTACCAGAAGATGTATGCCGGCTACACAGAGAGACAGGAAGCACGCCGGGGCGCGGTTGACCCCCGCTTTGACGGCTACACCAATGTGCTGATCCTGGGACTTGATGACGGTGCAGGCGGCATGGAGGCACCTCTGGATGCAGAGGGGCAGCCCATCAGGATCAAGAAGGCTGACACCATACTGGTGGTGAGCATGGACAATGGCTCAGGCCGGGTGCGCTTCATCAATATTCCCCGGGATACCCTGGTGACGGTGCCTGTGTCCGGGGTGCAGGCAAGGTTGTCTGATGTTTACCCAGCCGGGGGAGCGCCGCTCATGGTGCGGCAGGTGAACAGCCTTTTGGGCATCTCCATCCACCAGTATGTGGTCATGGACATGAAGGCCTTTGCCCACTTCATAGACGCCCTGGGGGGCATTGATGTCTATGTGGAGACCAATATGGACTACCAGGACCCGGAGGCAAACCTGACAATCCATCTGGAGCAGGGCTACCGCCATCTGGATGGGGCAAAATCCCTGGAATACCTGCGCTATCGCGGGGAAGAACTGGGAGATGTAGGAAGGGTCCAGCGACAGCAGAAATTCGTCAAGGCCGTCTACAGCAAGATCCTGCAGTTTGAGACTTTGCCGAAGCTGCCCGCCATTGCTGATATATTCAAGAATGAGGTGGAGACCAGCGCCGAGGTCTTTGATTCGGCCCACCTTGCCAATGTCCTCAGGGGCATCAGCAGCGAGCAGCCCATCAGCGTCATGCTGCCGGGCACTACAGCAGAAAATGATTATACCATCTGGATTCCCGATGGAGCAGGCATCCAAAACAGGATGCAGGAGCTCTTTCGGCCCAGTGATATAGAGCAAGGAGAAAGTTCTACCGATAAGGAGGAAGCAAATTGA
- a CDS encoding S1-like domain-containing RNA-binding protein, giving the protein MYSDKQRNERPRRKYGPSTVAVMKVARLGEMGAFLDAETGNTSDDILLHTTQQTRPVQVGEEVEVFLYLDPKRRLTASMRTPKMKEGQIARLKVINTSRDGAFLDVGAERGIFMPYAGMRGRPQVGEVVWAKLYTDKSGRLAVTMEVEDEMRRASRPAEGVKKGDLVTGAIYNFTDAGAFLFSEERYIVFIANKEMSVRPRVGEVVTARVTYIRNDGRLNASLREAKEKALVTDAEQIMELLRSREGRMPYSDKTSPEVIKDKFGISKAAFKRALGHLLKAGLIREEEGWTYLTEAGREA; this is encoded by the coding sequence ATGTATAGCGACAAGCAGAGAAATGAAAGGCCCCGCCGCAAATACGGTCCCAGCACCGTAGCTGTCATGAAGGTGGCGCGCTTAGGGGAAATGGGTGCCTTTTTGGACGCAGAGACCGGAAATACCTCCGATGACATCCTGCTCCATACCACCCAGCAGACCCGTCCTGTGCAGGTGGGGGAGGAAGTAGAGGTATTCCTTTATTTGGATCCCAAGCGCCGTCTTACCGCCAGCATGAGAACTCCCAAGATGAAGGAGGGGCAGATTGCCCGGCTGAAGGTCATCAACACCAGCCGTGATGGTGCTTTCCTGGATGTGGGAGCCGAGCGCGGCATCTTCATGCCCTACGCTGGCATGAGGGGCCGTCCCCAGGTAGGGGAAGTGGTCTGGGCCAAACTCTACACCGACAAGAGCGGCCGCCTGGCGGTTACCATGGAGGTAGAGGATGAAATGCGCCGGGCCTCCCGCCCTGCTGAGGGAGTGAAGAAGGGTGACCTGGTGACAGGCGCCATCTACAACTTCACCGATGCAGGCGCCTTCCTCTTTTCCGAGGAGCGCTATATCGTCTTTATCGCCAACAAGGAAATGTCCGTGCGTCCCAGAGTGGGCGAGGTAGTCACCGCCCGCGTCACTTACATCAGGAATGACGGCAGGCTCAACGCTTCCCTGCGGGAAGCCAAGGAAAAGGCGCTGGTGACTGATGCGGAGCAGATCATGGAACTGCTCAGGAGCCGCGAGGGCCGCATGCCCTACAGCGACAAGACCTCCCCGGAAGTCATCAAGGACAAGTTCGGCATCAGCAAGGCCGCCTTCAAGCGTGCCCTGGGACATCTGCTGAAAGCAGGGCTTATCCGGGAAGAGGAAGGCTGGACTTACCTTACGGAGGCAGGCAGGGAGGCTTGA
- the rsfS gene encoding ribosome silencing factor, producing the protein MTEKEMSQAICAAASDKKARDIVVMDMKNLMSSTDYFMVCSAPTATQVRAIADNIEEKMDEAGIHFNHKEGYREGEWVLLDYGDVVAHIFRQEAREYYALERLWGEAPLTPYED; encoded by the coding sequence TTGACTGAGAAAGAAATGAGCCAGGCCATCTGCGCTGCAGCCAGCGACAAGAAGGCCAGGGATATCGTGGTCATGGATATGAAGAATCTTATGTCTTCTACGGACTACTTCATGGTATGTTCGGCACCTACCGCTACCCAGGTGCGGGCCATTGCCGACAACATCGAGGAAAAGATGGACGAGGCGGGCATCCACTTCAACCACAAGGAAGGCTATCGCGAGGGTGAATGGGTGCTGCTGGACTACGGCGATGTGGTAGCCCATATCTTCCGTCAGGAAGCCCGTGAATATTACGCTCTAGAGCGCCTGTGGGGCGAGGCTCCCCTCACCCCCTATGAGGACTGA